One genomic segment of Paraburkholderia caffeinilytica includes these proteins:
- the acpS gene encoding holo-ACP synthase has product MAIHGIGTDIVQVSRVAAVMTRTNGRFAEKVLGPDELRVYHARNARSAARGLAFLATRFSAKEAFSKAIGLGMRWPMTWRALQTLNKPSGEPMVVASGELAEWLDARGITARVTISDERDYAVSFVIAETGEVARGPDSPHAPANDE; this is encoded by the coding sequence ATGGCGATCCACGGCATCGGTACGGACATCGTTCAGGTCAGCCGCGTGGCCGCGGTGATGACCCGCACCAACGGCCGCTTCGCCGAGAAGGTGCTCGGCCCGGACGAGCTGCGCGTGTATCACGCGCGCAACGCGCGTTCGGCGGCGCGCGGTCTGGCATTTCTCGCCACGCGGTTTTCGGCCAAAGAAGCCTTCTCGAAAGCGATCGGCCTCGGCATGCGCTGGCCGATGACCTGGCGCGCGCTGCAAACGCTCAATAAACCGAGCGGCGAACCGATGGTGGTCGCATCGGGCGAGCTGGCCGAATGGCTCGACGCGCGCGGCATCACGGCGCGCGTGACGATTAGCGACGAACGCGACTACGCGGTGTCATTCGTGATTGCGGAAACCGGGGAAGTGGCGCGAGGGCCGGACTCCCCGCACGCACCCGCCAACGACGAATAA
- the recO gene encoding DNA repair protein RecO, producing the protein MGTNDAWMTLNSDADPDDSAPAEPAREPSKPARSSKKASSSGKSAQAAQSGAQSAEGEPRKAPARRAPRTSASDYRIAEQPAFVLHSYPYRETSLIIDVLSRDHGRLALVAKGAKRPHSALRGVLQTFQPLALSWSGKSEVRTLTGAEWVGGMLPLAGDALLCGFYVNELLVKFCAREDPHPQLFHHYVVTMTRLAHDEPPVQVLRSFERVLLRETGYAMALDRTVARKAVQADGRYVFDPERGVREASDDLPAQWPVIAGQTLLDMEKDDYHRAQTVAQSKTLMRFLLNTYLGGTPLATRQILIDLQNL; encoded by the coding sequence ATGGGTACGAATGACGCGTGGATGACGCTGAATTCCGACGCTGACCCGGACGACTCGGCGCCGGCTGAGCCGGCACGCGAGCCGTCCAAACCTGCTCGCAGTAGCAAAAAAGCCTCATCGAGTGGCAAAAGCGCTCAGGCTGCTCAAAGCGGTGCTCAAAGCGCCGAAGGCGAGCCGCGCAAAGCGCCGGCGCGGCGGGCGCCTCGCACTTCTGCTTCCGATTACCGGATCGCGGAGCAACCCGCCTTTGTCCTGCACAGCTATCCGTACCGCGAGACCAGCCTGATCATCGACGTGCTGTCGCGCGATCACGGCCGTCTCGCGCTCGTCGCGAAGGGCGCCAAACGTCCGCACTCCGCTTTGCGCGGCGTGCTGCAGACGTTCCAGCCGCTCGCCTTGTCGTGGTCCGGCAAATCCGAAGTGCGCACGCTGACCGGCGCCGAATGGGTCGGCGGCATGTTGCCTTTGGCGGGCGACGCGCTGCTCTGCGGTTTCTACGTCAACGAACTGTTGGTCAAATTCTGCGCGCGCGAAGATCCGCATCCGCAACTGTTCCATCACTACGTCGTGACGATGACGCGCCTCGCGCATGACGAACCGCCCGTGCAGGTGCTGCGTTCGTTCGAACGCGTGCTGCTGCGCGAGACCGGCTATGCCATGGCGCTCGATCGCACCGTCGCGCGCAAAGCCGTGCAGGCCGACGGCCGCTACGTGTTCGACCCCGAGCGCGGCGTGCGCGAAGCATCCGACGATCTGCCCGCGCAATGGCCGGTGATCGCAGGCCAGACCTTGCTCGATATGGAAAAGGACGATTACCATCGAGCGCAGACTGTGGCGCAAAGCAAAACGCTGATGCGTTTTCTACTCAACACGTATCTTGGCGGCACGCCGCTCGCGACACGCCAGATACTGATCGACTTGCAGAACTTATGA
- the pdxJ gene encoding pyridoxine 5'-phosphate synthase has product MSFFLTSPNVIDLGVNIDHVATLRNARGTSYPDPIRAALMAEEAGADVITLHLREDRRHIVDADVRKLRPLLKTRMNLECAVTQEMLDIACEVQPHDVCLVPEKRQELTTEGGLDVAGQFEAVRAACKQLADANSRVSLFIDPDETQIRAAHEAGAPVIELHTGRYAEAHDPAEQQREYERVVRAVEFGATLGIKVNAGHGLHYTNVQQIAAIEGIVELNIGHAIVAHAIFAGWDNAVREMKAIMVAARLGASA; this is encoded by the coding sequence ATGAGCTTCTTTCTTACGTCGCCGAATGTGATTGACCTGGGCGTGAACATCGATCACGTCGCCACGCTGCGCAACGCGCGCGGCACGTCCTACCCCGATCCGATCCGCGCCGCGCTGATGGCGGAAGAGGCCGGCGCCGACGTGATCACGCTGCATCTGAGGGAAGACCGCCGCCATATCGTCGACGCCGACGTGCGCAAGCTGCGGCCGCTGTTGAAAACGCGCATGAATCTGGAATGCGCGGTCACGCAGGAGATGCTGGACATCGCGTGTGAAGTGCAGCCGCACGACGTTTGCCTCGTGCCGGAAAAGCGCCAGGAACTGACCACTGAAGGCGGTCTCGACGTCGCCGGCCAGTTCGAAGCCGTGCGCGCCGCATGCAAGCAGCTCGCCGACGCGAACTCGCGCGTGTCGCTCTTCATCGATCCGGACGAAACGCAAATCCGCGCGGCGCACGAAGCGGGCGCACCGGTGATCGAACTGCACACGGGCCGCTATGCTGAAGCGCACGATCCTGCCGAACAGCAGCGCGAATATGAGCGCGTGGTGCGTGCCGTCGAGTTCGGTGCGACGCTTGGCATCAAGGTCAATGCGGGGCATGGCCTGCACTACACCAACGTTCAGCAGATCGCTGCGATCGAAGGCATCGTCGAGCTGAATATCGGCCACGCGATCGTCGCGCATGCGATCTTCGCCGGCTGGGACAACGCTGTGCGCGAGATGAAGGCGATCATGGTCGCCGCCCGTCTCGGCGCAAGCGCTTAA